Within the Medicago truncatula cultivar Jemalong A17 chromosome 4, MtrunA17r5.0-ANR, whole genome shotgun sequence genome, the region GACACTGTCAAAAGAAAATTGTCGGGTCCTAGACATCCTATAATTCTAATAAACTCATTGTACTGAGTGCCAATTGAAAAACCTATGAAGCTAAAGACTAAGTGACATGGGCACTATTGAAGTTGAGGGTAAATTTCCATAAACAAACTGATTATGAAACCTCAAAAAAGATGAACCTATCTTTTAACAAATCCTAAGCATTTGGTATGTCTGGAATCAGTGATACTAGGACTCTGAgtgagttgtttgtttgtttgggaAGTGATAGAAAGTTTATCCATTGCGTTGATAAACTTGCGCAAATACTTGATGTACTCGGGGAAAGTTTCAAGGTTGCAATGGCCTCCACCTTTAACCCACAAGGGGTCATATTTTTCCTTTGAGAGCTCCCACAACCGCTTTCCATGAgaacaatccacaatttcatCTTCTGTTCCCTGTAAACAATCCATAAGCAGAAACAAAACTATTATTAGTGTCAAAAAATATCCATGTCAGTTGTGATGCTTTCTGCAGACTATAAAGTACCGAATCCGTAAATAATGAGACTAAGCAATATTATACAACAAAAACTTGAAAGccataataattttaatactCGAAATCAGCTCCATTTACAACAATGACTATAATGCTATTGCTACATGTTGTTCGGCCATATCTCATAAACTAGGCAACAACTAAAAGTTTCCATATTCTGAAATCTCCCCAATGATTGTGTTGTTCGCtctaaaacataacaaaagatATCAATTTCAGTATTTCTTCTAGAACTGGAAAAAGAAGTTATTAATCACTGTCGTTAAGCACCAAAAATGTTGTGTGGTTACCTATTCTATCAATAGTATTGGTACTTGGTAGAATGGGGACACGGAGTGATAGATAAATGCTAGATATTCATTAAACATCTTTTGTAACAGACATACATAGGATAACTAGTGTAGACTgctcaaaataaaaatggaagcaGCATTTTTCCAAAAgccatatattttataaatctaTGCTGGATACGAAGTTCCAATCAGACAGAAGATATAATCTACATATTGACATCCCACCATGATGACCATCCACTAAATATACACAACAAATTGAACATCATTTAGATATTTTATATCTTTACTTGAACTGTAGATTGTTGTTGTGCCTTTAGGTTAACAATGCATGAAAAAGGGTAATAACTGATCAGCGATAAAGAGACCCTACTCACTACAAACGGATGCACCATAGGAACTGAACTGTACTCATCCGCCCCCCTTTTCAGTTGGAGTTTCATAGGAGAGGTCCATTAGGGGCACTAGTTATTCTAAGAAACACAAGAATGAGACAGACTGATGTCTTCAGTGTTTATTCCAGAACCTAAATTTCATTATTGTATTGTTCTAAAGGAGATGAACAGATTGACACAAAACTTAACCTACCTATTAACATAATCTTAAGATATTTACTAAACAGggagaaaaatataatgtgGCGACAATACAAGTCAAAAAAACATTTCTATACTTTGTTATAAAATGAAATGCTAATAAAAAATACCAGTATTCAAACACCACCAGGTCCCTGAACAGTcgaaataaaacatttaaaaaaaaaaaaaaacatttcagtGGATGGATTACTACTACCTCCAGAAAGAAAATTCAATTGAGCACAACTTTTCGGCTCAGACTTTCGTTGTTCTTATCATCTGATAGGGTAGATTCAGGATCGCTCGTGCAAAAGGCTCCTCTCCACTCAGTACCCATTTTCACTCACCAAAAAGGTACTATATACTTTTTCTAGGGCTTTAGAAGaagataggaaaaaaaaaatatatatatatgttttttatggATGGATCTAAAGCTGACACGGAAGACAGAGGAATTTAATGAGGAGAGCATGGGATCAAATGGAAATAAAGCAATGAGACAAACACAGGGGTTGTTTTGACTAAGGAGCAAGCACAAACTTTGACTAGGAATGCGGGTGGTAATTCATTGGTATATCCAAATCAGGTTTTGAATACTAGATGGGAAAACAATGGGATGATTTGTTTATGATACACGCTAATCATGTGCACTTGGCTTTGTATGACATACGCAATCAAGCATTCAGACTTCAGACTTGAGCTATTCTTTTCTAATTGAGGGTTAAGTCAAGCTTTCATGTggacaaaatcatcatcaagcTAAATAGGAAATTACAGAAACGCCGTATCAGGACAGAAGCCTCAAAAAGAAACGATTGATCAAATATAACCAGAAAAGGGAACACAATTGCATAAACTGATTACATACATAGATGGAAAGAAAGACATACTTACATGTATAACAAACACCGGACATTTGACATACCGAATTTTGTCTATATTCTGAAacgaaattgaaaacttttgttACTACAAAACTCAGTGCTAAAAATTATGGCAGTGGTATAAGAATTGTATGGCAAAACTTACTTTGAAAATGTCAAACCAAAATGTGACCTTTACAGGGTACAAGACCCTTAATCCAGAAAGAATAGCACTGTGAAGTACAACACCTCTCAATTTTTGCAATTTAGAAGCCAAGTGTGTCGTTGGTCCACTTCCAACGGATTGACCATACAAAATCAAATCTTCTTGCTTAAATCCATATTCATTCCTCAATAAATTATATACAGCCTCTATGTCGTAATACGTGTTGAACTCAGATGGCTATCACAGTTGGAAAGAATATAGATAAATGTTAGATTCACTTGGATAAAAACATAATTCAaccaaaaaattgataatttgtGTTACTCAAAACCTCTTCATATTAGTAAAATGAGTTACTTACCTTACCTGTGGAACGTCCATAACCAGAATAGTCATAGCTGCAAAATAACACAAAGATCCAAGAAATACTTAGAAAGATCTTTTGTTTATACTTCAAAATGAATTCAAAACAACACCATAAAGCTACCAAGTCTCTATTATCATATGAATTATTAGTAACCATGgctaattattaattaacagACAAAAACTGTTGTATTAATAAAAGCATGCAAAATTGTATATAAGGGATTAAGAAAAGAAACCTCATGATATTGACACGAAGATGAGCTCTAAGCTCAATGAAGAGGTCACGCATCTGACCCAAATCAGCAGCATTACCATGAGAGTACAATATAGTAAACCTTGCAAAAGGGTGTTTCCACAACGTAGCAACGATCTTATTGCCTCCTTTTGTGTCTACAATATGAACGTCGACGCTTTTATCCGTCGTGCCGGAAATCTTCAACACCCCATCATCGTTCTCTTTGTAAACTTCGTATGTTGGTGGCTCCGGCGGGAAAAACGCAAACTTTGCCGCCACCGTTCCCGTGACATTACCCATTTACAGAACAGAAGGgatgaaacaaaaacaattttgtgGTGGTTTAAACTACGAAAACATTATAtagaacaaaaaagaaagagttaTTTTGGGTAATGTTCGAAGATTTCTGGGTATAATTATGTGTGTGCAAAAAGTTGATGAGATTGTTATCTTTTATTTCTATAATGtatatgattttgaagaagaaaaaaaaaggaaaaggaaagaaaatatttttgatttgagaaagagaagaaggaaaGGTGAATGTCCGTAGTAAACGGGTGAGCTggaaggaacaacatcttctgCTATCACCATTCATCTTTTCCCTTTCTTTCCTTCCTTCTCTCACCTTTTCATCCTTTTCATAAGATACAATATTACtattttattaccattttaaTGATACTGAttattacatgttttttttttttaatattcataaGTCGGAATTTGAATTGGATtcctcattcattcattttaagatgaattactttttttattacgTACAAATGTACTATTTAATATTGACAATTTTAGATAATAAAATGTTggatctcataaaaaaaataaaaaataaagtaaaataaattttcctttaaaaaaaagtgttgatatattttatttttattaaattacaaATATCTTGTTTCTTTCTAGCTATTCCCTATTTTTGTCCTATCCAATTTAATGATATATTccctttgaaataaaataaaatataaacaaaattatcttGTTTTTGGAATGAAATATAAACGAATCTTAACAAATATCTCTCGTATTTAATGATAATATATCGATATGTCTCTCGTTTgatttaactttttataaaatccGATAATGAGTTTattaatcaaaaaaaattatttaaacactaatttatttattattataccataaattaattaaaaaaacttctctcaaattaatgataatatattaaaatatctctcatttgatttaatttttaaaaaatccaacaattattttatcagtcaaaaaacattatttaaacactaatttctttattaatataccataaattaattaaaaaaacttctCTCGCATTTAATGACAGTATATTAAAATATCTctcatttgatttaatttttaaaaaaaatcatcaattattttatcaatcgacgaaaattatttaaacactAATTCATTTATAATGAATGAAAGAAATTGTTAAAGAAAAAACTTAggttcacttaaaaaaaaaacttagttcAGTTCCACATGTGCGTTATTTGTCGTTCCTCTAATAAAAAAGACATTTctttgtgttaattttttttttttttattttgaaaaatgtttgtCTTTTATCTTCGTTACGTTTACTTGATTTCTATGTTCTTAACCGTAGAACACTTTGTACCGTACAATGTTACTAGTCTGACTCCTGACCGATAGAATtttcctttcaacttaagtGGTATTTTCTTATCACATAAAACACCAAAGCttttctccatttcaaccacaTGATTTGAATACAAGGATTTACATCTGTTTCTATTTCTCCATCATTTTATACCATGGacccaagatatttaagcaattgatTTGGGTATGATATTCACATTTCAGGTAGAATTATTTTGCCTTTTGCTGAAGTTACATTTCATATACTCTATCTTGCTTATACTCAggcaaaaatcatacatttctAAGGTCCATCTCCAAGTCTCTAACCTTCCATTCAATTCCTCAATCGAGTCTCAAAGCACAATTATAAAATGGTGCTCCAAATTCTTACATTAGTCATTACTAGCAACTTTTAGCACGGTCAGAATCAATGTCAATGGCAACCAAGGGAAGAGCTTGGGAATACTAAAGTTTTTccttttcactttattttctattatcATCAAATGGCTGTAAAGGAGCATAAGGAGTCAAAAGTATTTGCATAGACCGCTTAGAATTCGGTGCACCAAACTTTCAGAAGGAAGGAGAAAAAAGACATTGGATAGTAATATTACATCACACTTTTATAGAATCGCAGGCTTTAAAAAGGCGTCAAGGGTAAATCCAATATGCATGACAAGCTGCTGATTGGTGTTGACCCATTGGATAGTACTAATGCAATATGCATAAAAAGGTGATAGTATTTGTGTAACATAACATATCATATGCTATTTGCATGGTTAATCAAATGATATTACTTCTTTCGTTTGAGTAAATCATTCACCTAAAGATGACCAAACAGTCAGCATCAAAGTTTGGTCCTCTTTATTTATCCTTTACTTTGGAATATCTCAATGTTATGGGAGGCATTTCATGGACCACATATGGGATCACAAGCTCACAAATAATCTGCTGCAATTGTCATTGGGTCCATTAAAAACCTAACGTGAAAATGATATAGACGTGCCCAATCAACATCAGAATTCATGCACAGTACTtataattgcaaaaaaaaataaaaatcactgAAACGGGAGACAAACAGACAATAAACAACGCCGATAACTAAATATCGGAAAATAAAATGGCATCACATTAGAAGTTCCGAGTAAAAGAGAACACACCATGACAAATGATGATAGATGAAACATCCTGGATAACCCAACAAAACATATGAATATCTTTTCTGATAAATGAAACACAAGAATTACCTAAATCTAAAATAAGCAGTTAGTATCAAAGCCCATGCCAATTCTACACCGTATATTTACGTTAAATACAATGTATTCGTTTAGATAAGGAAATAGCATCAAAGCATATGTGACCTCGGATTGTATTCATCTATGCATTAAATACCATGTGATAATTGATTCTTAATTAGTTGCCTTCAAATAATACATGTTCTTCTTTTAAGGTGGTCCTGTCTTCAACattaattttccaatttttccaaaattattttggtatttGATGTGACAAGCCAGCAATGCAAGAGAAGAGATTATGTGCATGTAATATAAGAAAACGATCATCTGGTGTACCAAGAGCAGTTTTCTGGATTCTATTGGCACTCATCCATGTTTTTGAATCCATATCTAAGAAGAAGTTCAAATTGGATACATCTAGAGCTACAATGGTAACTTCAGTAAAGATGGTAAAGCACCACAAAACATTAAGTTCTACTGTTGCTTGTGCCTTTATAAAAATAG harbors:
- the LOC112421139 gene encoding alpha/beta hydrolase domain-containing protein 17C, with the translated sequence MGNVTGTVAAKFAFFPPEPPTYEVYKENDDGVLKISGTTDKSVDVHIVDTKGGNKIVATLWKHPFARFTILYSHGNAADLGQMRDLFIELRAHLRVNIMSYDYSGYGRSTGKPSEFNTYYDIEAVYNLLRNEYGFKQEDLILYGQSVGSGPTTHLASKLQKLRGVVLHSAILSGLRVLYPVKVTFWFDIFKNIDKIRYVKCPVFVIHGTEDEIVDCSHGKRLWELSKEKYDPLWVKGGGHCNLETFPEYIKYLRKFINAMDKLSITSQTNKQLTQSPSITDSRHTKCLGFVKR